One window from the genome of Streptomyces sp. NBC_00287 encodes:
- a CDS encoding L,D-transpeptidase has protein sequence MNPTPRTRTVVGCTLLVIALSASVTACGSDGNPLSAAPYDAADQISFNGPKGDGKKADPDKPLEVTAEGSDGRITDVTAMDGTGRYVSGELAADGSRWHSTSPLAANARYTVRVSTEDDDGAPGRRVLTFDTGKPLTKKRLDVTFGPKAGKYGVGQPITAELSKPVKDEAQRAIVERALKVESTPATEGAWHWVDDKELHYRPKEYWPTQATIRVRSNLEGIKVSDRLWGGRAKPLRITTGDRVIAVTDASSHWMTVYKNGEEINSMPVTTGKPGFETRNGVKVVLGKEYFVRMRGTSIGIAEGSAESYDLPVYYATRVTWSGEYVHAAPWSVGSQGSANVSHGCTGMSTGNAAWFFENVREGDLVKVINSYGNTMEPFGNGFGDWNVAWKKWRKGSALVAGKPEGPKPEEAARLRPTAV, from the coding sequence ATGAACCCAACTCCGCGCACCCGCACCGTCGTCGGCTGCACGCTGCTGGTGATCGCACTCAGTGCGAGCGTCACGGCGTGCGGCAGCGACGGCAATCCGCTGTCGGCCGCGCCGTACGACGCGGCGGACCAGATCTCCTTCAACGGCCCCAAGGGCGACGGGAAGAAGGCCGACCCGGACAAGCCCCTGGAGGTCACCGCCGAGGGCTCGGACGGCCGTATCACGGACGTCACCGCCATGGACGGCACAGGACGCTACGTCAGCGGCGAACTCGCCGCCGACGGCAGCCGCTGGCACAGCACCTCCCCGCTGGCCGCCAACGCCCGCTACACGGTCCGCGTGTCCACCGAGGACGACGACGGCGCCCCCGGCCGCCGCGTGCTCACCTTCGACACCGGCAAGCCGCTCACCAAGAAGCGGCTGGACGTCACCTTCGGCCCCAAGGCGGGCAAGTACGGCGTCGGCCAGCCCATCACGGCCGAGCTGAGCAAGCCGGTCAAGGACGAGGCCCAGCGCGCCATCGTCGAACGCGCCCTCAAGGTCGAGTCCACGCCCGCCACCGAGGGCGCCTGGCACTGGGTGGACGACAAGGAACTCCACTACCGCCCCAAGGAGTACTGGCCCACCCAGGCCACCATCCGGGTGCGCAGCAACCTGGAGGGCATCAAGGTCAGCGACCGCCTCTGGGGCGGCAGGGCCAAGCCGCTGAGGATCACCACCGGCGACCGGGTCATCGCGGTGACGGACGCGTCGTCCCACTGGATGACGGTCTACAAGAACGGCGAGGAGATCAACTCCATGCCGGTCACCACCGGCAAGCCCGGCTTCGAGACCCGCAACGGCGTCAAGGTGGTACTGGGCAAGGAGTACTTCGTACGGATGCGCGGTACCAGCATCGGCATCGCGGAGGGCTCGGCGGAGTCGTACGACCTGCCCGTCTACTACGCCACCCGGGTCACCTGGAGCGGCGAGTACGTCCACGCCGCCCCCTGGTCGGTGGGCTCCCAGGGCTCCGCCAACGTCAGCCACGGCTGCACCGGCATGAGCACCGGCAACGCGGCCTGGTTCTTCGAGAACGTCCGAGAAGGCGACCTGGTCAAGGTCATCAACTCCTACGGCAACACGATGGAACCCTTCGGCAACGGCTTCGGAGACTGGAACGTCGCCTGGAAGAAGTGGCGCAAGGGCAGCGCACTGGTAGCAGGCAAGCCGGAGGGCCCGAAGCCGGAAGAAGCGGCAAGGCTGCGACCTACGGCTGTGTAA
- a CDS encoding cytochrome c oxidase subunit 4 → MKIQGRMFIWLSVFILAMAIVYGVWSKEPAGTTALFLAFGLSIMIGFYLGFTARRVDAGAQDDKNADVADDAGEVGFFSPHSWQPLSLAVGGALAFLAVAIGWWLMYFSAPLILVGIWGWVFEYYRGENRTQ, encoded by the coding sequence GTGAAGATCCAAGGCAGGATGTTCATCTGGCTGAGCGTGTTCATCCTCGCCATGGCGATCGTCTATGGCGTGTGGTCGAAGGAGCCGGCCGGTACCACGGCCCTGTTCCTGGCGTTCGGTCTGTCCATCATGATCGGCTTCTACCTGGGCTTCACGGCCCGGCGGGTGGACGCCGGCGCGCAGGACGACAAGAACGCGGACGTCGCGGACGACGCCGGCGAGGTCGGCTTCTTCAGCCCGCACAGCTGGCAGCCGCTCTCCCTGGCCGTGGGTGGCGCGCTCGCCTTCCTCGCGGTCGCCATCGGCTGGTGGCTGATGTACTTCTCGGCCCCGCTGATCCTGGTCGGCATCTGGGGCTGGGTCTTCGAGTACTACCGCGGTGAGAACCGCACCCAGTAA
- the ctaD gene encoding aa3-type cytochrome oxidase subunit I — translation MSILNEPQGAAAAESHYADELPVRRKQPGNVVIKWLTTTDHKTIGTLYLVTSFAFFCIGGVMALFMRAELARPGLQIMSNEQFNQAFTMHGTIMLLMFATPLFAGFANWIMPLQIGAPDVAFPRLNMFAYWLYLFGSLIAVGGFLTPDGAADFGWFAYSPLSDAVRSPGIGADMWIMGLAFSGFGTILGSVNFITTIICMRAPGMTMFRMPIFTWNVLLTGVLVLLAFPVLAAALFALEADRKFGAHIFDSANGGALLWQHLFWFFGHPEVYIIALPFFGIISEVIPVFSRKPMFGYMGLIAATISIAGLSVTVWAHHMYVTGGVLLPFFSFMTFLIAVPTGVKFFNWIGTMWKGSLSFETPMLWATGFLITFTFGGLTGVILASPPMDFHVSDSYFVVAHFHYVVFGTVVFAMFSGFHFWWPKMTGKMLDERLGKITFWTLFIGFHGTFLVQHWLGAEGMPRRYADYLAADGFTALNTISTISSFVLGLSILPFFYNVWKTAKYGKKIEVDDPWGYGRSLEWATSCPPPRHNFLTLPRIRSESPAFDLHHPEIAALDQLENAPHGDKALAGGKEAGK, via the coding sequence GTGAGCATCCTCAACGAACCCCAGGGTGCCGCGGCAGCAGAGTCCCACTACGCGGACGAGTTGCCGGTCAGGCGCAAGCAGCCCGGGAACGTCGTGATCAAGTGGCTCACCACCACTGACCACAAGACGATCGGCACGCTGTACCTCGTCACGTCGTTCGCGTTCTTCTGCATCGGTGGCGTGATGGCGCTGTTCATGCGCGCCGAGCTGGCCCGTCCGGGTCTGCAGATCATGTCGAACGAGCAGTTCAACCAGGCGTTCACGATGCACGGCACGATCATGCTGCTGATGTTCGCGACGCCGCTGTTCGCCGGCTTCGCGAACTGGATCATGCCGCTGCAGATCGGTGCCCCCGACGTCGCCTTCCCGCGGCTGAACATGTTCGCCTACTGGCTGTACCTGTTCGGCTCGCTGATCGCGGTGGGCGGCTTCCTCACCCCCGACGGCGCCGCCGACTTCGGCTGGTTCGCCTACAGCCCGCTCTCGGACGCGGTCCGCTCGCCGGGCATCGGCGCCGACATGTGGATCATGGGTCTGGCCTTCTCCGGCTTCGGCACCATCCTCGGCTCGGTCAACTTCATCACCACGATCATCTGCATGCGCGCACCCGGCATGACGATGTTCCGTATGCCGATCTTCACCTGGAACGTGCTGCTGACCGGTGTGCTGGTCCTGCTCGCCTTCCCGGTGCTGGCCGCCGCGCTGTTCGCGCTGGAGGCGGACCGCAAGTTCGGCGCCCACATCTTCGACTCCGCCAACGGCGGCGCGCTGTTGTGGCAGCACCTCTTCTGGTTCTTCGGCCATCCAGAGGTGTACATCATCGCCCTGCCGTTCTTCGGGATCATCTCCGAGGTCATCCCGGTCTTCTCCCGCAAGCCGATGTTCGGCTACATGGGCCTGATCGCGGCGACCATCTCGATCGCGGGTCTGTCCGTGACGGTGTGGGCGCACCACATGTACGTCACCGGCGGAGTGTTGCTGCCGTTCTTCTCCTTCATGACGTTCCTGATCGCCGTACCAACCGGCGTGAAGTTCTTCAACTGGATCGGCACCATGTGGAAGGGGTCATTGAGTTTCGAGACCCCGATGCTCTGGGCCACCGGCTTCCTGATCACCTTCACGTTCGGTGGTCTGACCGGTGTCATCCTGGCCTCGCCGCCGATGGACTTCCACGTCTCCGACTCGTACTTCGTGGTGGCGCACTTCCACTACGTGGTGTTCGGCACCGTCGTCTTCGCGATGTTCTCCGGCTTCCACTTCTGGTGGCCGAAGATGACCGGGAAGATGCTCGACGAGCGGCTCGGAAAGATCACCTTCTGGACGCTGTTCATCGGCTTCCACGGCACCTTCCTGGTCCAGCACTGGCTGGGTGCCGAGGGCATGCCGCGTCGTTACGCGGACTACCTCGCGGCCGACGGCTTCACCGCCCTGAACACGATCTCGACGATCAGCTCGTTCGTCCTCGGTCTGTCGATCCTGCCGTTCTTCTACAACGTGTGGAAGACCGCCAAGTACGGCAAGAAGATCGAGGTCGACGACCCGTGGGGCTACGGCCGCTCGCTGGAGTGGGCGACGTCCTGCCCGCCGCCGCGGCACAACTTCCTCACCCTGCCGCGGATCCGTTCCGAATCCCCGGCGTTCGACCTGCATCACCCTGAGATCGCCGCTCTCGACCAGCTCGAGAACGCCCCTCACGGTGACAAGGCCCTCGCTGGTGGCAAGGAGGCCGGCAAGTGA
- the ctaC gene encoding aa3-type cytochrome oxidase subunit II has translation MSPNGSDRSPRRPMRRKLLQAMTAGLVLATATGCTYKDFPRLGMPTPTTEEAPRILSLWQGSWAAALAVGVLVWGLILWSAIFHRRSRTKVEVPPQTRYNMPIEALYTVVPLIIVSVLFYFTARDESKLLELKDKPDVTINVVGFQWSWCFNYVEGVEGSTGDATKAKELDAIPDRFKEDFPANAGGVYDCGTPGTRNPQTGNPGPTLWLPEGKRVRFVLTSRDVIHSFWVVPFLMKQDVIPGHTNAFEVTPNQEGTFLGKCAELCGVDHSRMLFNVKVVSQERYEQHLQELVKKGQTGYVPAGIAQTSHEKNRETNNL, from the coding sequence GTGAGTCCCAACGGCTCCGACCGCTCGCCGCGGCGCCCGATGCGGCGGAAGCTGCTGCAGGCAATGACCGCGGGCCTGGTCCTGGCGACCGCCACCGGTTGCACATACAAGGACTTCCCCCGCCTTGGTATGCCCACCCCGACCACGGAAGAGGCTCCGCGGATCCTCTCCCTGTGGCAGGGCTCCTGGGCTGCCGCGCTCGCCGTCGGCGTGCTGGTGTGGGGCCTGATCCTGTGGAGTGCGATCTTCCACCGGCGCAGCCGCACCAAGGTCGAGGTCCCTCCGCAGACCCGGTACAACATGCCGATCGAGGCGCTGTACACCGTGGTCCCGCTGATCATCGTCTCGGTGCTCTTCTACTTCACGGCCCGCGACGAGTCGAAGCTCCTCGAGCTCAAGGACAAGCCCGACGTCACCATCAACGTCGTCGGCTTCCAGTGGAGCTGGTGCTTCAACTACGTCGAGGGCGTCGAAGGTTCCACCGGTGACGCCACCAAGGCCAAGGAACTGGACGCGATTCCGGACCGCTTCAAGGAAGACTTCCCGGCCAATGCCGGCGGCGTCTACGACTGCGGCACCCCCGGTACGCGCAACCCGCAGACCGGCAACCCGGGCCCGACCCTGTGGCTGCCTGAGGGCAAGCGCGTCCGCTTCGTCCTCACCTCGCGTGACGTCATCCACTCCTTCTGGGTCGTGCCGTTCCTGATGAAGCAGGACGTCATCCCGGGCCACACCAACGCCTTCGAGGTGACTCCCAACCAGGAGGGCACCTTCCTGGGCAAGTGCGCCGAGCTCTGCGGCGTCGACCACTCCCGGATGCTGTTCAACGTGAAGGTCGTCTCCCAGGAGCGCTACGAGCAGCACCTTCAGGAACTCGTGAAGAAGGGGCAGACCGGTTACGTTCCCGCCGGCATCGCGCAGACGAGCCACGAGAAGAACCGGGAGACGAACAACCTGTGA
- a CDS encoding cysteine desulfurase/sulfurtransferase TusA family protein: MSYFDAASSAPIHPVARQALLASLDEGWADPARLYREGRRARMLLDAAREATAEAVGCRPDELSFTGSGTQAVHAGVAGALAGRRRVGRHLIVSSIEHSSVLHSADVHEREGGSVTRVAVDRSGTVAPSAYAEALRQDTALACLQSANHEVGTEQPVAEVAALCREAGVPLLVDAAQSLGWEPVEGDWSLLTASAHKWGGPSGVGLLVVRKGVRFAPQGAVDERESGRAAGFENLPAIVAAAASLRAVRAEAVQEAARLRELTERIRARVPELVPDVEVVGDPVRRLPGIVTFSCLYVDGETLLHELDRSGFSVSSGSSCTSSTLTPSHVLKAMGVLTEGNVRVSLPLGTPEEDVERFLSVLPGAVASVREKLGAPTPTTVVQEDALIVDALGKRCPIPVIELAKVIADVPIGGTVRVLSDDEAARLDIPAWCEMRGQEYVGEEPADRGTAYLVRRVA; this comes from the coding sequence GTGTCCTATTTCGATGCTGCTTCCAGTGCCCCGATCCATCCCGTCGCTCGTCAGGCGCTGTTGGCCTCCCTTGATGAAGGGTGGGCTGATCCGGCACGGCTCTATCGCGAGGGGCGTCGGGCTCGGATGTTGCTGGATGCCGCTCGGGAGGCGACTGCCGAGGCCGTGGGGTGCCGTCCTGATGAGCTGAGCTTTACCGGCTCCGGTACCCAGGCCGTGCATGCCGGTGTCGCGGGGGCGTTGGCCGGGCGGCGGCGGGTGGGGCGTCACCTGATCGTGTCATCCATCGAGCATTCTTCCGTGCTGCATTCCGCCGATGTGCATGAGAGGGAGGGCGGTTCGGTCACCCGGGTGGCGGTCGACCGATCGGGAACGGTGGCCCCCTCGGCGTACGCGGAAGCCCTCCGGCAGGACACCGCGCTGGCCTGTCTTCAGTCGGCCAATCATGAGGTGGGGACCGAGCAGCCCGTCGCCGAAGTGGCCGCATTGTGCCGGGAGGCCGGGGTGCCGCTGCTCGTGGACGCGGCGCAGTCGCTCGGGTGGGAGCCGGTCGAGGGGGACTGGTCGCTTCTCACCGCCAGTGCGCACAAGTGGGGCGGGCCGTCCGGGGTCGGGCTGCTTGTGGTGCGCAAGGGGGTGCGGTTCGCGCCTCAAGGGGCCGTGGACGAGCGGGAGTCCGGGCGGGCGGCCGGGTTCGAGAATCTGCCGGCGATCGTGGCGGCGGCGGCCTCGTTGCGGGCGGTGCGGGCCGAGGCGGTTCAGGAGGCGGCGCGGCTGCGGGAGCTGACGGAGCGGATCCGGGCGCGAGTGCCGGAACTGGTGCCGGATGTCGAGGTGGTGGGCGATCCGGTGCGCCGGCTGCCCGGGATCGTCACGTTCTCGTGTCTCTATGTCGACGGGGAGACTCTGCTGCACGAGCTGGATCGCTCCGGTTTCTCCGTCTCGTCCGGATCGTCCTGTACGAGCAGCACGCTGACGCCCAGCCATGTGCTGAAGGCGATGGGGGTACTGACCGAGGGGAACGTACGGGTGTCGCTGCCGCTCGGGACTCCGGAGGAGGACGTGGAGCGGTTCCTGTCCGTCCTGCCGGGGGCGGTGGCGTCGGTACGGGAGAAGCTGGGCGCACCGACGCCCACGACGGTCGTACAGGAGGACGCCTTGATCGTCGACGCCCTGGGCAAACGCTGCCCGATCCCGGTCATCGAACTGGCGAAGGTCATCGCAGACGTGCCGATCGGCGGGACGGTAAGGGTCCTGTCCGACGACGAGGCGGCGCGGCTGGACATCCCCGCGTGGTGCGAGATGCGGGGGCAGGAGTACGTGGGGGAGGAACCGGCGGACCGGGGTACGGCGTATCTGGTCCGCCGGGTCGCCTAG
- a CDS encoding carbohydrate kinase family protein, which yields MRIAVTGSIATDHLMTFPGRFADQFVADQLHTVSLSFLVDNLDVRRGGVGANIAFGMGQLGTRPILVGAAGFDFDEYRAWLDRHGVDTESVRISETLHTARFVCTTDSDHNQIGSFYTGAMSEARLIELKTVADRVGGLDLVLIGADDPEGMLRHTEECRSRSIPFAADFSQQIARMNGDEIRILLDGATYLFSNEYEKGLIETKTGWSDAEILAKVGCRVTTLGSQGVRIERVGESPIEVGCPDEERKADPTGVGDAFRAGFLSGLAWGVSLERAAQVGCMLATLVIETVGTQEYQLRRGHFMERFMKAYGDEAAAEVQGHLA from the coding sequence GTGCGCATCGCAGTCACCGGCTCCATCGCCACCGACCACCTCATGACCTTCCCCGGCCGCTTCGCCGACCAGTTCGTCGCGGACCAGCTGCACACGGTCTCGCTCTCGTTCCTGGTCGACAACCTGGACGTCCGCCGGGGCGGCGTCGGCGCGAACATCGCCTTCGGCATGGGTCAGCTGGGCACCCGGCCGATCCTGGTCGGCGCCGCGGGCTTCGATTTCGACGAGTACCGGGCCTGGCTCGACCGCCACGGCGTCGACACCGAGTCGGTGCGGATCTCCGAGACCCTGCACACCGCGCGCTTCGTGTGCACCACCGACTCCGACCACAACCAGATCGGCTCCTTCTACACCGGCGCGATGAGCGAGGCCCGGCTCATCGAGCTGAAGACCGTCGCGGACCGCGTCGGTGGCCTGGACCTGGTCCTCATCGGCGCCGACGACCCCGAGGGAATGCTCCGCCACACCGAGGAGTGCCGTTCGCGCTCCATCCCCTTCGCCGCGGACTTCTCCCAGCAGATCGCCCGGATGAACGGCGACGAGATCCGGATACTGCTGGACGGGGCGACCTACCTCTTCTCCAACGAGTACGAGAAGGGCCTCATCGAGACCAAGACCGGCTGGTCCGACGCGGAGATCCTGGCCAAGGTGGGCTGCCGTGTCACCACGCTCGGCTCGCAGGGCGTCCGTATCGAGCGGGTCGGCGAGTCCCCGATCGAGGTCGGCTGCCCCGACGAGGAGCGCAAGGCCGACCCGACGGGCGTCGGCGACGCCTTCCGCGCGGGGTTCCTGTCGGGACTGGCCTGGGGGGTCTCCCTGGAGCGCGCCGCACAGGTCGGCTGCATGCTGGCCACCCTCGTCATCGAGACGGTGGGCACGCAGGAGTACCAGCTGCGGCGAGGCCACTTCATGGAGCGCTTCATGAAGGCGTACGGGGATGAGGCCGCGGCCGAGGTCCAGGGGCACCTGGCCTGA
- the erpA gene encoding iron-sulfur cluster insertion protein ErpA — protein MSVSDETSTVTDGIVLTDAAASKVKALLDQEGREDLALRVAVQPGGCSGLRYQLFFDERSLDGDVEKDFDGVKVVTDRMSAPYLGGATIDFVDTIEKQGFTIDNPNATGSCACGDSFS, from the coding sequence ATGTCCGTATCGGACGAGACCAGCACCGTCACCGACGGCATCGTCCTGACCGACGCCGCCGCGTCCAAGGTCAAGGCCCTGCTCGACCAGGAAGGCCGTGAGGACCTCGCCCTGCGCGTGGCCGTCCAGCCCGGCGGCTGCTCCGGCCTGCGCTACCAGCTCTTCTTCGACGAGCGCTCCCTCGACGGCGACGTGGAGAAGGACTTCGACGGCGTCAAGGTCGTCACCGACCGTATGAGCGCCCCGTACCTCGGCGGCGCCACCATCGACTTCGTCGACACCATCGAGAAGCAGGGCTTCACGATCGACAACCCGAACGCCACGGGCTCCTGCGCCTGCGGCGACTCCTTCAGCTAA
- the nadA gene encoding quinolinate synthase NadA, with amino-acid sequence MTTAQTQELDVQPTPLALLLLGREADPKSERGVECPGDLPSPSDPDLVERARAAKEKLGDKVFVLGHHYQRDEVIQFADVTGDSFKLARDAAARPEAEYIVFCGVHFMAESADILTSDDQKVVLPDLAAGCSMADMATAEQVAECWDVLTEAGIAEQVVPVSYMNSSADIKAFTGKHGGLICTSSNAKRALDWAFEQGEKVLFLPDQHLGRNTAVRDMGMSLEDCVVYNPHKPNGGLTAEQLRDAKMILWRGHCSVHGRFSLDSVNDVRERIPGVNVLVHPECKHEVVAAADYVGSTEYIIKALEAAPAGSKWAIGTELNLVRRLANRFAPEGKEIVFLDKTVCFCSTMNRIDLPHLVWTLESLAEGNLVNRIEVDKETETFAKLALERMLALP; translated from the coding sequence GTGACCACCGCCCAGACCCAGGAGCTCGACGTACAGCCGACGCCCCTCGCCCTGCTGCTCCTCGGCCGTGAGGCCGACCCCAAGAGCGAGCGCGGCGTGGAGTGCCCCGGCGACCTGCCCTCGCCGTCCGATCCGGACCTGGTCGAGCGCGCCCGCGCAGCCAAGGAGAAGCTCGGCGACAAGGTCTTCGTACTCGGCCACCACTACCAGCGCGACGAGGTCATCCAGTTCGCGGACGTCACCGGCGACTCCTTCAAGCTGGCCCGGGACGCGGCCGCGCGCCCCGAGGCGGAGTACATCGTGTTCTGCGGCGTGCACTTCATGGCGGAGTCCGCGGACATCCTGACGAGCGATGACCAGAAGGTGGTCCTGCCCGACCTCGCCGCCGGCTGCTCGATGGCCGACATGGCGACGGCCGAGCAGGTCGCCGAGTGCTGGGACGTGCTGACCGAGGCCGGGATAGCCGAGCAGGTCGTGCCGGTGTCGTACATGAACTCGTCCGCCGACATCAAGGCCTTCACCGGTAAGCACGGCGGTCTGATCTGTACGTCGTCCAATGCGAAGCGGGCGCTGGACTGGGCGTTCGAGCAGGGCGAGAAGGTCCTGTTCCTGCCGGACCAGCACCTCGGCCGCAACACCGCGGTGCGGGACATGGGCATGTCCCTGGAGGACTGCGTCGTCTACAACCCGCACAAGCCGAACGGCGGGCTGACCGCGGAGCAGCTGCGCGACGCCAAGATGATCCTGTGGCGCGGCCACTGCTCGGTGCACGGCCGCTTCTCGCTGGACTCGGTGAACGACGTCCGTGAGCGCATCCCGGGCGTGAACGTCCTCGTCCACCCCGAGTGCAAGCACGAGGTCGTGGCCGCGGCGGACTACGTCGGTTCGACCGAGTACATCATCAAGGCGCTGGAGGCGGCTCCGGCCGGCTCCAAGTGGGCCATCGGCACCGAGTTGAACCTGGTCCGCCGGCTGGCGAACCGTTTCGCGCCGGAGGGCAAGGAGATCGTCTTCCTCGACAAGACGGTCTGCTTCTGCTCGACCATGAACCGCATCGACCTCCCCCACCTGGTCTGGACCCTGGAGTCCCTGGCCGAGGGCAACCTCGTCAACCGCATCGAGGTCGACAAGGAGACCGAGACCTTCGCAAAGCTGGCGCTGGAGCGGATGCTGGCGCTGCCGTAG
- a CDS encoding serine/threonine-protein kinase — translation MPLHKDDPKSVGGYKLVDRLGAGGMGVVYRGRSRSGREVAVKVVHAQYAADPVFRARFRQEIDAVRKVSGAFTAPVVDADPEAARPWMATQYVPGRSLAARIRDVGPLRDSELRRLALGLVEALREIHRAGVVHRDLKPANVLMADDGPRVIDFGISRATENITLTETGQMIGTPPFMSPEQLTDARSVGPSSDVFSLGALLVYTVTGRGPFDADSPYLTAYRVVHDAPVLDGVSEPLRAILERCLTKEAADRPELDELAREFVKALPEATAGDPETLTLRLSELRATADTHSRTFADPTATTHSGRRRSRIRPLLAATGTVGVAALGLTAYLLLGPGWADSGDRATPSPSATSRWAALPNGWKPWQTTLFETAPLGAKKALGVDEGWFAGEPDCLKNGDAVFCTGDSILPTRLDAGTGKTLWRSDVALTDSETESYSGTLLGFRDGTLVVSQVITTNSAEADPVHAVGFDAQTGEQLWKHQINEENLAIALSGGLVITSSGGRTVEARSPRTGEVRWTALMPTGHHCSFTPGGPDVYAHCTPAEAEDGDAVLLVLDAADGSERRLKAPYEAGILGVADGRLVLMQWAAQDAMSVEAPAIDRILLVDPDTGDRTTAKLTKSYEGEPTLAGGTVWFVADNGLVTAVSPRTGKELWRTQTSLEQPGDATYDARTRTLYLASISGRVAALDARKGTSLWETLPRAGASSGSVTGPRVLLHQGALIVPTPDGTVFNLDPAHPDRKPASG, via the coding sequence GTGCCACTGCACAAGGACGATCCGAAGTCGGTCGGCGGGTACAAGCTGGTCGACCGGCTGGGAGCCGGCGGCATGGGCGTCGTCTACCGGGGCAGATCGCGCTCCGGGCGCGAGGTGGCGGTCAAGGTGGTGCACGCCCAGTACGCCGCGGACCCGGTCTTCCGCGCCCGTTTCCGCCAGGAGATCGACGCCGTCCGCAAGGTGAGCGGCGCCTTCACCGCGCCGGTCGTGGACGCCGATCCGGAGGCGGCGCGGCCGTGGATGGCAACGCAGTACGTGCCCGGCCGCTCGCTCGCCGCCCGGATCCGCGACGTGGGCCCGCTGCGGGATTCCGAACTACGGCGCTTGGCGCTGGGCCTGGTGGAGGCGCTGCGGGAGATCCACCGGGCGGGGGTGGTGCACCGCGACCTGAAACCGGCCAACGTCCTGATGGCCGACGACGGCCCCCGAGTCATCGACTTCGGCATATCCCGGGCCACGGAGAACATCACCCTGACCGAAACCGGCCAGATGATCGGCACCCCGCCCTTCATGTCCCCGGAACAACTGACGGACGCCCGCTCGGTGGGCCCGTCCTCGGACGTCTTCTCCCTCGGCGCCCTCCTGGTGTACACGGTCACCGGCCGGGGCCCCTTCGACGCGGACAGCCCCTACCTGACGGCGTACCGGGTGGTCCACGACGCACCGGTCCTGGACGGCGTGAGCGAGCCCCTGCGGGCAATCCTGGAGCGCTGCCTGACGAAGGAGGCGGCGGACCGTCCCGAACTGGACGAACTGGCCCGGGAGTTCGTGAAGGCGCTGCCGGAGGCGACGGCGGGCGACCCGGAAACCCTGACCCTGCGCCTGAGCGAGCTCCGGGCCACGGCGGACACCCACTCGAGGACCTTCGCCGACCCCACGGCCACCACCCACTCGGGCCGCCGCCGGAGTCGTATCCGTCCGCTGTTGGCCGCGACCGGCACGGTCGGCGTCGCGGCGCTCGGGCTGACGGCCTATCTGCTGCTCGGCCCGGGGTGGGCGGACAGCGGCGACAGGGCGACCCCTTCGCCGTCCGCGACCTCCCGGTGGGCCGCTCTGCCCAACGGCTGGAAGCCCTGGCAGACGACGCTGTTCGAGACGGCTCCCCTGGGCGCGAAGAAGGCGCTGGGCGTGGACGAAGGCTGGTTTGCGGGCGAGCCCGACTGTCTGAAGAACGGGGACGCCGTCTTCTGCACGGGCGACAGCATCCTTCCCACACGCCTGGACGCCGGGACGGGCAAGACCCTCTGGCGCTCCGATGTCGCACTGACCGACAGCGAGACGGAGTCGTACAGCGGCACGCTGCTCGGCTTCCGGGACGGCACGCTGGTCGTGTCGCAGGTCATCACCACCAATTCCGCGGAGGCGGACCCGGTCCATGCCGTCGGCTTCGACGCGCAGACCGGCGAGCAGCTCTGGAAGCACCAGATCAACGAAGAGAACCTCGCCATCGCCCTGTCCGGCGGCCTGGTCATCACCTCCAGCGGCGGCCGGACCGTGGAGGCCCGTTCGCCGCGCACCGGTGAGGTGCGCTGGACCGCGCTGATGCCCACCGGCCACCACTGCTCCTTCACGCCGGGCGGCCCCGATGTGTACGCCCACTGCACTCCGGCCGAGGCGGAGGACGGGGACGCCGTCCTCCTGGTGCTGGACGCGGCCGACGGCTCGGAGCGGCGCCTGAAGGCCCCGTACGAGGCCGGCATCCTCGGGGTCGCCGACGGGCGGCTGGTTCTGATGCAGTGGGCCGCGCAGGACGCAATGTCCGTCGAGGCCCCGGCGATCGACCGGATCCTGCTCGTGGACCCGGACACGGGCGACCGTACGACGGCGAAGCTGACGAAGAGTTACGAAGGGGAGCCGACGCTGGCCGGCGGCACCGTGTGGTTCGTCGCGGACAACGGCCTCGTGACCGCCGTCTCCCCGCGCACCGGCAAGGAGCTGTGGCGGACCCAGACCAGCCTGGAACAACCGGGCGACGCCACCTACGACGCCCGGACACGCACCCTCTACCTGGCCAGCATCAGCGGCCGGGTGGCGGCCCTCGACGCCCGCAAGGGCACGTCGCTGTGGGAGACGCTGCCGCGCGCGGGAGCTTCGTCCGGCAGCGTGACCGGCCCCCGGGTACTGCTGCACCAGGGGGCGCTGATCGTCCCCACCCCCGACGGCACCGTCTTCAACCTCGACCCCGCCCACCCCGACCGAAAACCCGCATCGGGGTGA